One genomic window of Candidatus Pseudobacter hemicellulosilyticus includes the following:
- a CDS encoding rhodanese-related sulfurtransferase has product MAFLHNRVSQKELKERLYQETEPRTTISFYQYFPIPDPQAFRDELYQSLFALKVFGRIYVAKEGINAQVSIPQSHVEAFRQTLYAIPGLEGLRLNIAVDDDGKSFWVLKIKVRDKIVADGIADPGFDMSQKGSYLNAAEMNALLDDPDTIIVDMRNHYEYEVGHFVKAIEVPSDTFREQLPMAVDMLQGNKDKNIIMYCTGGIRCEKASAYMLHNGFNNVFHLEGGIINYARQVKEAGLESKFIGKNFVFDDRMGERITDDIIARCHQCGQSADTHVNCKNDGCHLLFIQCPACAEKYNGCCSQECADTVAQPITVQKEARKGQDKGKNHVFNKSRSRLRPRLDEENGLKSADDIG; this is encoded by the coding sequence ATGGCATTTCTACACAACCGCGTCTCCCAGAAGGAGCTGAAAGAACGTTTATACCAGGAAACAGAACCCCGCACCACCATTTCCTTTTACCAGTATTTTCCCATTCCGGATCCGCAGGCATTCCGCGATGAGCTGTACCAGTCCCTGTTTGCCCTGAAGGTCTTTGGTCGCATCTATGTAGCCAAGGAAGGCATCAACGCACAGGTCAGCATTCCGCAATCCCATGTGGAGGCATTCCGGCAAACCCTCTATGCCATTCCCGGCCTGGAGGGGCTGCGCCTCAACATTGCCGTGGATGATGATGGAAAATCGTTCTGGGTACTGAAGATCAAGGTCAGGGATAAGATCGTAGCCGATGGCATTGCTGATCCCGGTTTTGATATGAGCCAGAAAGGCAGCTACCTCAATGCAGCGGAGATGAATGCTTTGCTGGATGATCCTGATACCATCATTGTGGACATGCGCAACCACTACGAATATGAGGTAGGCCATTTTGTAAAAGCCATCGAAGTGCCCAGTGATACTTTCCGTGAGCAATTGCCCATGGCGGTGGATATGCTGCAGGGCAATAAGGATAAGAACATCATCATGTATTGCACCGGTGGCATCCGCTGTGAGAAAGCCAGCGCCTATATGCTGCACAATGGCTTCAATAATGTTTTCCACCTGGAGGGTGGCATTATCAATTATGCCAGACAGGTAAAGGAGGCAGGACTGGAAAGCAAATTCATCGGCAAGAATTTCGTGTTTGACGACAGGATGGGAGAGCGGATCACCGATGATATCATTGCCCGCTGTCACCAGTGCGGCCAGTCGGCAGATACCCATGTGAACTGCAAAAACGACGGCTGCCATTTATTGTTCATCCAATGTCCCGCCTGTGCGGAGAAATACAATGGCTGCTGCAGCCAGGAATGTGCTGACACGGTAGCACAACCGATAACTGTTCAAAAAGAAGCGAGGAAAGGTCAGGATAAGGGAAAGAACCATGTGTTCAATAAGTCCAGGTCCCGCCTGCGGCCCAGGCTGGATGAGGAAAATGGGTTGAAATCAGCTGATGATATAGGTTAG
- a CDS encoding NYN domain-containing protein — protein sequence MRRDVQTVAVLIDGGFFLKRYFSLVNPSRTHSPEEVAENLYNIALEHVRDNHLYRIFYYDCKPFDKRVHHPVSKKSLDFRKSALYSFKTAFFDALRRKRKIALRMGMLKDSKNWLLKPGLAKELVQGSVSVADLKEEDLHYELRQKGVDMKIGIDIALLAFKKLVTQIVLIGGDADFVPASKVARREGVDFILDPMWNNVDDSMIDHIDGLQSIIPLSRSANTPPSENRIP from the coding sequence ATGAGGCGGGATGTACAGACTGTTGCTGTTTTAATTGATGGAGGATTTTTTCTTAAGCGATATTTTTCGCTGGTAAATCCATCCCGCACCCACTCGCCGGAAGAGGTAGCGGAAAATTTGTACAATATAGCGCTGGAGCATGTAAGAGATAATCATTTATACAGGATATTCTATTATGATTGTAAGCCTTTTGATAAAAGGGTTCATCATCCTGTTTCAAAGAAATCTCTTGATTTCCGAAAATCTGCATTGTATAGCTTTAAGACCGCTTTTTTTGATGCATTAAGGAGAAAGCGCAAAATAGCGCTTAGAATGGGAATGCTGAAAGATTCCAAGAATTGGCTGTTGAAACCTGGACTGGCGAAGGAATTGGTGCAAGGCTCTGTCAGCGTAGCGGATCTGAAGGAAGAAGATCTGCATTATGAGTTGCGTCAAAAGGGGGTTGATATGAAAATTGGTATCGATATAGCGCTTTTGGCGTTTAAGAAACTGGTTACCCAGATTGTTTTAATTGGAGGCGATGCAGATTTTGTGCCGGCTTCCAAAGTTGCCCGGAGAGAAGGTGTGGACTTCATTTTGGATCCGATGTGGAACAATGTGGATGATTCGATGATCGATCATATTGATGGCCTGCAGTCTATTATACCATTATCCCGCTCAGCTAATACTCCTCCTTCCGAAAACCGAATTCCCTGA
- a CDS encoding TonB-dependent receptor has translation MRKCLLCRAVLSLLFLLLCAAVQAQPYTVTGNVKNSLSREGVPAVSVVLKGSAAGTFTDERGNFRINSTQAPPFTLVFSSIGYETQEVVVSNVSTPLEISFEPASSLGTEVVVSASRVAERILESPVSIERMGSANVRASAAPNFYQGIANFKGVDMTTSSITFNTLSTRGFNGSGNLRFNQLVDGMDNQAPALNFAVGIILGPTELDVDNVELLQGASSALYGPGGTNGTLLMTSKNPFKYQGLSFQVKQGIMHTDGKQRPAAPYYDWAFRWGKKVSDKLAFKIGGQFIQAKDWQASDTRNLARNNVLSGVKAGDRSSDNNYDGINVYGDEASASMQDVATVAIFNPATNPSLVPVSQQLGTLLGRAPTQQEILGYYAGATAPELAPLRALANGIMQGYFGNQLVSRTGYNEKDIVDYNAYSVRLNGGLYYKLTDNIEASVIAYWGTGTSVYTGADRYALKNFKLGQYKVELRARNWFLRAYTTQENSGDSYTATTAALAINNSWRSNGDWFGVYSGTYAGARLQGAPDAMAHAAARAAAEQGRLLPGTAGFDAAFDKAINTDIKNGGAKFADKSSLWHYEGQLNLSDYTKVVEVLIGANYRSYHLNSNGTIFVDTAGTIKIEEYGGYLQLQKRLFNDKLKLTASGRYDKSQNFDGRFTPRVTALITVAQDNNLRLSYQTAYRFPSTQDQYINLNTPGARLIGGLPSFQTFFNFTGNPVYTAESIGAYRASAATGTPNPALLKQAAFKDLKPETANSYEFGYRGLLDKKLLVDAYVYYCEYKDFIGKTAVGRAIPGGNIANPLTSENFSYPENSTSNVKAIGWGISADYLLGRGFTVRANVSGDQLKDVPDGLVTFFNTPKVRYNIGLGNDGIGKSNWGFNILFRWQDKVQWEGTFASSEIPAYSTLDAQISYKFPAIRSLIKLGASNLLNKYYISALGNPEVGGVYYMSFGYNIF, from the coding sequence ATGAGAAAATGCCTACTATGTCGGGCAGTGCTGTCGTTATTATTCCTTCTTTTATGCGCAGCGGTCCAGGCCCAGCCGTATACCGTTACTGGAAATGTCAAAAATAGTCTTAGCCGGGAAGGGGTCCCTGCCGTGTCCGTAGTGCTCAAGGGCAGTGCAGCTGGTACTTTCACGGATGAGCGTGGCAACTTCAGGATCAACAGTACGCAGGCGCCTCCTTTTACCCTGGTCTTTTCCTCTATAGGCTACGAAACGCAGGAAGTGGTGGTCAGCAATGTGAGCACACCTCTGGAGATCAGTTTTGAGCCGGCCTCCTCACTGGGAACGGAAGTGGTGGTCTCCGCCAGCCGTGTGGCAGAGCGGATACTGGAATCACCGGTCAGTATTGAAAGAATGGGATCGGCCAATGTCCGGGCGTCTGCAGCCCCCAATTTTTACCAGGGCATCGCCAATTTCAAAGGGGTAGATATGACCACTTCCAGCATTACTTTCAATACCCTCAGCACCCGCGGCTTCAACGGCAGCGGTAACCTGCGCTTCAACCAGCTGGTGGATGGAATGGATAACCAGGCCCCGGCGCTTAACTTCGCCGTAGGCATTATCCTGGGACCTACCGAGTTGGATGTGGACAATGTGGAACTGCTGCAGGGCGCATCTTCGGCCCTGTATGGCCCTGGTGGTACCAACGGCACCCTGCTCATGACCAGCAAGAACCCCTTCAAATACCAGGGCCTCAGCTTCCAGGTAAAACAGGGGATCATGCATACCGATGGCAAACAACGGCCGGCGGCGCCTTATTACGACTGGGCCTTCCGCTGGGGTAAAAAGGTGAGTGATAAATTAGCTTTTAAGATCGGCGGTCAGTTTATACAGGCCAAGGACTGGCAGGCCAGTGATACCCGCAACCTGGCGCGTAACAACGTGCTGAGCGGGGTGAAAGCCGGCGACCGCAGTTCAGACAATAATTATGATGGGATCAATGTGTATGGTGATGAAGCCAGCGCCAGCATGCAGGATGTAGCCACCGTAGCTATTTTCAATCCTGCTACCAACCCCTCCCTGGTGCCGGTATCACAGCAACTGGGTACCCTGCTGGGTCGCGCACCCACACAACAGGAGATCCTGGGTTATTACGCCGGTGCTACTGCTCCCGAGCTGGCGCCCCTCCGCGCACTGGCCAATGGGATCATGCAGGGTTATTTCGGCAACCAGCTGGTGAGCCGCACCGGTTATAACGAAAAGGATATTGTTGATTATAATGCTTACAGCGTCCGCCTCAATGGCGGCCTCTATTACAAGCTCACCGATAATATTGAAGCATCCGTGATCGCCTACTGGGGCACCGGCACTTCGGTGTATACCGGGGCCGACCGCTACGCGCTTAAGAATTTCAAGCTGGGTCAGTACAAAGTGGAACTGCGTGCCAGGAACTGGTTCCTCCGCGCCTATACCACCCAGGAAAATTCCGGTGATTCCTACACCGCTACTACTGCCGCACTGGCCATCAATAACAGCTGGCGCAGCAATGGGGATTGGTTCGGTGTTTATTCCGGCACTTATGCCGGCGCCCGCCTGCAGGGAGCGCCTGATGCCATGGCCCATGCAGCCGCCAGGGCTGCAGCTGAGCAGGGCCGGCTGCTACCCGGCACCGCCGGATTTGACGCTGCTTTCGATAAGGCCATCAATACCGATATCAAGAATGGCGGCGCCAAGTTTGCCGATAAATCCAGCCTCTGGCATTATGAAGGGCAGCTGAACCTGAGTGATTATACTAAAGTGGTGGAAGTGCTGATCGGCGCCAATTACCGGTCTTACCACCTCAACTCCAACGGCACCATCTTTGTGGATACTGCCGGCACTATCAAGATAGAAGAGTATGGCGGCTACCTGCAATTGCAGAAAAGATTGTTCAACGATAAACTGAAACTGACCGCTTCCGGTCGCTACGATAAGAGCCAGAACTTTGATGGCCGTTTCACCCCAAGGGTAACAGCGCTCATCACCGTGGCCCAGGATAATAACCTGCGTCTGTCTTACCAGACCGCTTATCGTTTTCCCTCCACGCAGGACCAGTACATCAACCTGAACACCCCCGGGGCCAGGCTGATCGGCGGTCTGCCTTCTTTCCAGACCTTCTTTAATTTCACCGGCAATCCTGTATACACCGCGGAAAGCATCGGTGCTTACAGGGCTTCTGCCGCTACCGGCACACCCAATCCGGCATTGCTGAAACAGGCGGCCTTCAAGGACCTGAAACCTGAAACGGCCAATAGCTATGAGTTTGGCTATCGCGGCCTGCTGGACAAAAAGCTGCTGGTGGATGCTTATGTATACTATTGCGAGTACAAAGATTTTATTGGCAAAACGGCCGTGGGCCGCGCCATTCCCGGCGGCAATATTGCCAACCCCCTCACCAGCGAGAATTTCTCCTACCCGGAGAACTCTACTTCCAACGTGAAGGCTATTGGCTGGGGCATCAGTGCAGATTACCTGCTGGGCAGAGGCTTCACCGTCCGCGCCAATGTATCAGGCGATCAGCTGAAGGATGTGCCGGATGGACTGGTGACCTTCTTCAATACGCCCAAGGTCCGGTATAATATTGGCCTGGGTAATGATGGTATCGGTAAAAGCAACTGGGGTTTCAATATCCTGTTCCGCTGGCAGGATAAAGTACAATGGGAGGGCACTTTCGCTTCCAGCGAGATCCCTGCCTATAGCACACTGGATGCACAGATCAGCTATAAATTCCCGGCTATCCGCAGCCTGATCAAGCTGGGCGCTTCTAACCTGCTCAACAAGTATTATATCAGTGCGCTGGGCAACCCCGAAGTGGGTGGTGTGTACTATATGAGCTTTGGTTATAATATTTTCTAA
- the ychF gene encoding redox-regulated ATPase YchF: MGLKAGIVGLPNVGKSTLFNAVSSSAKAQASNYRFCTIEPNVGLVDVPDQRLSKLAELVVPNRIVPTQIEIVDIAGLVRGASKGEGLGNKFLGNIREVDAIIHVIRCFEDENVLRDEGAINPVSDKEIIDTELQLKDLESVDKKIGRTEKLARTDPKMKAELEVLIKCKQHLEQGKNIRELQLAKEDKPAIADLFLLTEKPVLYVANVDEPSMHTGNKYSQTLQESVKNEGAQVIIMNNSIEAQIAEMEDPGDRELFMSEYKMTEPALNRLIRSTYELLRLYTYFTAGVQEVRAWTIHEGWKAPQAASVIHTDFEKGFIKAEVIGYDDFVQYGSESAARDAGKLRIEGKEYLVKDGDVMHFRFNV; this comes from the coding sequence ATGGGCTTAAAAGCAGGCATAGTCGGATTGCCGAACGTAGGAAAATCGACTTTATTCAATGCGGTGAGCAGCAGCGCCAAAGCGCAGGCAAGCAATTACCGCTTCTGTACCATAGAACCGAACGTAGGACTGGTGGATGTACCCGACCAGCGGCTCAGCAAGCTGGCCGAGCTGGTAGTACCCAACAGAATTGTCCCTACCCAGATTGAGATCGTGGACATTGCCGGCCTGGTGCGTGGCGCCAGCAAAGGCGAAGGGCTGGGCAATAAATTCCTGGGCAATATCCGGGAAGTAGATGCCATCATCCATGTGATCCGCTGTTTTGAGGACGAGAACGTCCTCCGTGATGAAGGCGCTATCAATCCGGTCAGCGATAAAGAGATCATTGATACCGAACTCCAGCTGAAAGACCTGGAAAGCGTGGATAAGAAGATCGGCCGCACCGAAAAGCTGGCCCGTACTGATCCTAAAATGAAGGCCGAGCTGGAAGTGCTGATCAAATGCAAACAGCACCTGGAGCAGGGTAAAAATATCCGTGAACTGCAACTGGCCAAAGAAGACAAGCCGGCTATTGCCGACCTCTTCCTGCTCACCGAAAAGCCCGTCCTGTACGTGGCCAACGTAGATGAGCCCAGCATGCACACCGGCAACAAATATTCCCAGACCCTGCAGGAAAGCGTGAAGAACGAAGGCGCCCAGGTGATCATCATGAACAATTCCATTGAAGCACAGATCGCTGAAATGGAAGATCCCGGCGACCGGGAACTGTTCATGTCTGAATACAAAATGACAGAGCCCGCCCTGAACAGGTTGATCCGTTCTACTTACGAACTGCTCCGTTTATATACTTATTTCACAGCCGGTGTACAGGAAGTAAGGGCCTGGACCATCCACGAAGGCTGGAAAGCGCCCCAGGCGGCCAGTGTGATCCATACCGATTTTGAGAAAGGCTTTATCAAGGCCGAAGTGATCGGTTATGACGATTTTGTTCAGTATGGCTCTGAATCCGCCGCCCGCGATGCCGGTAAGCTGCGGATTGAAGGCAAGGAATACCTGGTGAAAGATGGCGATGTGATGCATTTCCGCTTCAACGTATAA
- a CDS encoding phosphoribosylaminoimidazolesuccinocarboxamide synthase — MKTYQFPGQTKFYKGKVRDVYTINDQWLVMIASDRISAFDVILPRPIPHKGQVLNQIAAYMLKATADICPNWLTNVPAPNVSIGRKCEPFRIEMVVRGNLTGHAWRTYNSGLRTLCGVSLPEGMKENDYFPTPIITPSTKAEAGHDEDISKEDIIAQGLASAADWAILEKYALQLFARGKEIAAKQGLILVDTKYEFGKLGNEVYLMDEVHTPDSSRYFIAEGFEARQAAGERQQQLSKEFVREWLIANNFMGKEGQTVPEMTDDWVQTISQRYIDLYEKVIGEKFVPAPKSEEETGQLIEAALKTL; from the coding sequence ATGAAAACGTATCAATTTCCAGGTCAGACTAAATTTTATAAAGGAAAGGTTCGTGATGTGTACACCATTAATGATCAATGGCTGGTCATGATAGCTTCCGATCGCATATCCGCCTTCGATGTGATCCTCCCCCGCCCCATTCCGCATAAGGGTCAGGTTTTGAACCAGATTGCCGCCTATATGCTCAAAGCTACCGCCGACATATGCCCCAACTGGCTGACTAACGTACCCGCTCCCAATGTATCCATCGGCCGGAAATGTGAACCGTTCCGGATAGAGATGGTGGTGAGAGGTAACCTTACCGGTCATGCGTGGCGCACCTATAACAGTGGCCTGCGCACGCTTTGCGGGGTATCCTTACCCGAAGGCATGAAGGAAAACGATTATTTCCCTACCCCCATCATCACCCCTTCCACCAAGGCGGAAGCCGGGCATGATGAGGATATCAGCAAAGAAGATATCATTGCCCAGGGACTGGCCAGCGCAGCAGACTGGGCCATCCTGGAAAAGTACGCTTTGCAACTATTTGCCCGCGGCAAAGAGATCGCTGCAAAACAGGGGCTGATCCTGGTTGATACCAAATATGAATTCGGCAAGCTCGGTAACGAAGTTTACCTGATGGATGAAGTGCATACCCCGGACTCTTCCCGTTATTTTATAGCTGAGGGCTTTGAAGCCCGCCAGGCTGCCGGCGAAAGACAACAGCAGCTGAGCAAGGAGTTTGTCCGGGAATGGCTGATCGCCAATAATTTTATGGGTAAAGAAGGGCAAACTGTCCCCGAAATGACGGACGACTGGGTACAGACCATCAGCCAGCGCTATATTGACCTCTATGAGAAAGTGATCGGTGAAAAGTTTGTACCGGCGCCAAAATCGGAGGAAGAGACCGGTCAGCTGATTGAAGCTGCCCTGAAAACACTGTAA
- a CDS encoding lactonase family protein, which translates to MKAIVAQLIFLALPSFVMSQTTYLLVGTYTGGGSEGIYVYKFNSQTGEAELVSTAASSNPSYLEVSPDKRFVYAVNENGDGKGAISAFGFNPENGQLVFSNEELTHGDHPCHVSIDKTGKWAVASNYSGGNFAVFGIGDDGSLRPASQIIKHAGKGPHPDRQEGPHVHSAWFSPDNRYLLVMDLGTDKLMTYAFDATSGKVIPAPVPFTATAPGAGPRHFAFSPSGKFGYVIEELTGAVSAYQYADGKLKQFQTISSLPADAKVANKDAGSADIHISPDGKFLYASNRGQTNTIAIYSINPENGKLSLKGQQPVLGKAPRNFNFDPSGRLLLVANMDSDEIVIFKRDAATGLLEDSGRRIKLSKPVCVKWVVE; encoded by the coding sequence ATGAAAGCGATTGTAGCCCAACTGATCTTCCTTGCTTTGCCATCTTTTGTTATGAGCCAAACAACTTACCTGCTCGTAGGCACCTACACCGGGGGTGGCAGCGAGGGCATCTATGTGTACAAATTCAACAGCCAGACCGGCGAGGCCGAGCTGGTCAGCACTGCTGCCAGCAGTAACCCCTCCTACCTGGAGGTCTCGCCCGACAAGCGCTTTGTATACGCCGTCAATGAAAATGGCGATGGCAAAGGTGCTATCAGCGCCTTTGGCTTCAATCCTGAAAACGGTCAGCTGGTCTTTAGCAATGAAGAACTCACTCACGGGGATCATCCCTGCCATGTCAGCATTGACAAAACCGGCAAATGGGCGGTAGCATCCAATTATTCCGGCGGCAACTTCGCCGTATTCGGGATCGGTGATGACGGCAGCCTGCGGCCCGCCTCCCAGATCATCAAACATGCCGGCAAAGGCCCCCATCCGGACCGCCAGGAAGGACCGCATGTGCATTCGGCCTGGTTCTCTCCCGATAACCGCTACCTGCTGGTCATGGACCTGGGCACTGATAAGCTCATGACCTATGCTTTTGACGCTACCAGCGGCAAAGTAATACCTGCTCCTGTTCCTTTTACAGCTACCGCTCCTGGCGCCGGTCCCCGGCATTTTGCGTTCAGCCCCTCGGGGAAATTCGGGTATGTGATAGAAGAGCTGACAGGCGCCGTATCCGCCTACCAGTATGCCGATGGCAAACTGAAACAATTCCAGACTATTTCTTCCCTGCCGGCAGATGCCAAAGTGGCCAACAAGGACGCCGGCAGTGCAGATATTCATATCTCCCCCGATGGCAAATTCCTTTATGCCTCCAATCGCGGACAAACCAATACCATCGCCATTTACAGCATCAATCCTGAAAATGGCAAACTGTCTTTGAAAGGACAGCAGCCCGTATTGGGCAAGGCGCCGCGCAATTTCAATTTTGATCCCTCCGGCAGATTGCTGCTGGTGGCCAATATGGACTCTGATGAAATAGTAATTTTTAAAAGAGATGCAGCAACGGGATTGCTGGAAGATAGCGGCAGGCGGATAAAGCTGAGTAAGCCGGTTTGTGTGAAGTGGGTGGTGGAATGA
- a CDS encoding nucleoside recognition domain-containing protein → MVLNYLWICFFLIAFVLALVRLVFAGDTDVFKNLMEGIFTSAKSGVDISLGLIGVMSLFLGFLNIGEKAGAVRLLSKIVGPFFNKLFPEVPRNHPAIGHMMMNFSANLLNLDNAATPFGLKSMASLQELNPNKETASNAQIMFMVLHASGLTIIPVNIIAQRVILQSNNPVEIFIPCVICTFMATMVAISVTAIWQRFSWNQWKTIMVVGAVGSLLLGGMAFYMRYVLTNESADTFSKVVSNGLIMLFFILMILGGLYKKIDVFSSFIEGAKQGFEVAVKIIPYLVGMLVAISALRSSGAFDYILQGLSWVFSNLGFDTKFVEALPTALMRPFSGAASRGMMIDTMRVSGPDSFVGRLSCLFQGSADTTFYIVALYFGSVGIKNSRYAISASLIADLAAVVTAVLIAYNWPWSTPG, encoded by the coding sequence ATGGTATTAAACTATCTCTGGATCTGCTTTTTCCTCATCGCATTTGTGCTGGCGCTGGTCCGCCTTGTTTTTGCCGGGGATACTGATGTTTTTAAGAACCTGATGGAAGGCATTTTCACGTCCGCCAAATCGGGGGTGGATATCTCCCTGGGGCTGATAGGGGTGATGAGCCTTTTCCTGGGTTTTCTCAATATCGGTGAAAAAGCAGGGGCTGTGCGATTGCTGTCAAAGATAGTGGGGCCTTTCTTCAATAAGCTGTTCCCTGAAGTGCCGCGCAACCACCCGGCCATCGGGCATATGATGATGAACTTTTCGGCCAACCTGCTGAACCTGGACAATGCAGCCACGCCATTCGGGCTTAAATCCATGGCCAGCCTGCAGGAGCTGAATCCCAATAAGGAAACGGCTTCCAACGCCCAGATCATGTTCATGGTGCTGCATGCTTCCGGTCTTACCATTATTCCTGTCAATATCATTGCGCAGCGGGTGATCCTGCAATCCAATAACCCCGTAGAGATCTTTATCCCCTGCGTGATCTGCACTTTTATGGCCACTATGGTAGCTATTTCTGTGACCGCTATCTGGCAGCGTTTCAGCTGGAACCAGTGGAAGACCATCATGGTAGTGGGAGCGGTGGGCAGCCTGCTGCTGGGCGGTATGGCTTTTTATATGCGGTATGTACTGACCAATGAATCCGCCGATACCTTTTCCAAAGTGGTCAGCAATGGCCTGATCATGTTGTTCTTTATTCTCATGATTCTGGGCGGCCTGTATAAAAAGATCGATGTGTTCAGCTCTTTTATTGAAGGCGCCAAACAGGGTTTTGAGGTGGCGGTCAAGATCATTCCCTATCTCGTGGGCATGCTGGTGGCCATCAGCGCCCTGCGCAGTTCCGGTGCTTTTGACTATATATTACAGGGACTATCCTGGGTGTTCAGCAATTTGGGCTTTGATACCAAATTCGTGGAAGCCCTGCCTACAGCATTGATGCGGCCTTTCAGCGGCGCCGCCTCCCGCGGTATGATGATTGATACCATGCGGGTATCAGGTCCGGATTCCTTTGTAGGCCGCCTCAGCTGCCTGTTCCAGGGATCGGCCGATACTACTTTCTATATTGTGGCCCTCTATTTTGGCTCGGTTGGTATCAAGAACTCGCGCTATGCTATCTCTGCCTCGCTGATAGCCGACCTGGCGGCCGTGGTCACCGCTGTCCTGATTGCCTATAACTGGCCCTGGAGTACGCCGGGATAA